The window GGTGACTGGTAGTGGATGGGCACTTCGATCTTGAACTCATCCCTCAGCAGGGCCCTGAGCTTCATTGCGTCTGTCTCGCTGGAGATTCCTAGGCAGCCCGGCAGGCCCACCATTATCATGCTGCAGCTCATCTCCGGCGGGCACCCGAGAAAAGTTCCCCAGGACTCGGCCAGCATCTTCCCCATCTCCACCACCTTCTCGTGGTTTCTCCGCCGGATCCCCTCCAAGCCGCCCTCGAACCTCTCCACGAACTCCACCACCGCTGGCACCACCAGCTGCGGGGTGTAGTCCCGGTTGCCGATCCACCCGCTCTCGAGCGGGAGGCCGTTGCCGTACTCATGCGAGACCACGGGGTGGTGCAGGCGCGGCGCGGCCGCCGATGACCCCCTCGTGTGCAGGAAGGCCACCGAGGACGGGCAGAAGAGCCACTTGTGGAGGTTGCTGGTGTAGAAGTCGGCTCCTATGTCCTGCACGTCGACCTCGACGTTGCCGATGGAGTGGGCACCGTCGACGAACACCTGATCGACGCCCTCCTCGCGGCAGATCCGGGTGAGCTCCTTCACCGGGATCACGACGCAAGGCATTGAGGTTATGTGGTCGATCACGGCCAGGCGGACCCTCCGGCCTCCGGCCCGGCAGAGGCCTAGCGTCCGGCGGAACTCGGCGACGACCTCGTCCGGGGAGGACAGCGGGAAGGGGAGGGGGACTTCGACGACGTGGCCGCCGGCGCGGGTGACGTAGGCGTGGATGGACCGCTTGACGGCGCCGTAGGCGTAGTGGAGCATGACGACGGCGTCGCCAGGGTTGAAGGCGCCCTCGATGAAGGACCAAGCGACGTGCTGGAAGATGATGGCGGCAGCCGTGGTGGCGTTGTCGACGAGGGAGACCTCGTCGAGGTGAGCGGCGTTGATGAGCTCCAGGACGAGGGAACGGGAGCGGGTCAGCGAGGGGTGAAGGCTGCTGAAGTAGAACTCGTCGGGCTGCCGGAGGAACAGGCGCTGCCACCGGAGCTGAGCGGCGAGGACGGACGCCGGACAGCAGCCGAAACTGCCGTTGTTGACGCGCGCCACGGCGGGGTCGTTGTGGGAGAACTCCTCCACGATCTCAGCGGCGGAGATGGGCGCAGGGTGAGGCCGCGGCCGCTTCGAAAGCCGACCATCGGCCTCACCGCAGCCGTTGCCATTCCTGTTCTCGGAGAGGCGGTGGTCGTCGCGTGGAGCGTCCATTTCCAACGGTGTCTCCCGGCGTGGACTTTCGTTGGTCAATCAAATATGGGGAGCGCCCGTGGCTTTTCTGACCGCGGATATGTGATAACCTCCTGTCCTCCAGACACTAAAGCATATGACCTACGAGCAATCGTTCGGCATGTCGTGCGGCATTAAAATAGAAAGGAAGGCGATGGGCAAGCTGGCATGGTTGCTATTAGGGTGTGCGGCAGCACATGGAGGTACCGGATGTTGAACCAAAGCGAACGTATGTTCTATGTCGTGACCAATGGAAGTTGCTGAACAAAACGAAGTGTTTGGCTATTTTATTGTTCCTGATAAGTTTGTTCATAGAGCGTAAGGCAACCTACATACAGCATGGTGCATCTCGGCATTGCTCCTAAGTCGATCAGAATTAGCATCGATATAAATAGAGTGATACGCTATGAGATAGACTAGGAGATATGGGAGGACACTAGTGAAAATGACAAAATTTGTTTGTATGATAGAATAGGGAATCCAATCTCCGCAATCTCATATCTGAATGCAAGGCTTCTTTACCCTTGCTATTATTTTCTCCTTATGATATAATAAGCATGATTAATACCCCCTATGTCCGTCTCATTAGGTGAAGTTTCACCTCAGGTTAACAGAAAAAAATAACTGCATGTTAAGCAAAACCTGTACAGTTCTTGTTCCGATGTTTACAGATTATTATATGTTTGGCTTGCCAACATGATCCTGACTCATATCCCATTACACATCTGCTTATTTGTCAGATTAATTTGTTTAGTTTGCCGCATGTTCCTGACTCATACCACATTATGTATATAGAGAACGGAAATTAAACCAAACAAAGTTAGCGCAGGTCAAACAATCATTCATCATGCATAGTTGCGATGTCATAAAGCTGATCACAGACAGTGTCTCTTGCCATCTAGGCCACAAAAAAAAACGTTATTGATTCTACTTAAGCATTAATATCACAATCCACGTGAACCCTTTGAAGATGACCTACACAAGTTAAGAACAATTTAAGCAAAGGGCTCAAAGCGGAGATAAGCGATAGATATTGTTTCTGTGGACTCACAGCCCACATGTTCAGCCTATAGTGGCTTTAACATTTCACACATAAAAATTGAGGTGAAAAATTGTAGCACTAACTTGATtcaaaaattagaagaaaaagatagaaaaataagagaataaaagggaaaaagataaggacaacacagaaaaactattctcaatcatccaacagtattctcatctcaggttaaatcagatctatagtagattcttactgtaattacttggggagaatttggaTGTTGTACACAATGACATAATCCTTTTATCTCAATTATTCTCCTGAaattattgctagggttttgggtaagagattaagatttgtatattcattatttttatagtggattatttctagtttgccccgtggtttttacccttcacgttggaggggttttccacgaaaatcttggtattctatttgattatgatttccaTTTAATTCTGCTACGTGTTacggcctactagtatttgttcatatacaaaagtttatttctatttatatcctatcaactgATATCATATCAAAGTTTATTTctatttatatcccatcaactggtatcatagTAGGGTTTTAGTGTTTTAATTTTTATGTTTGAACATTGAAGCCGGTAgtatttctcgtatgattagcttgaatggaaacaattgaatGATATGGAAACAAAAAATGGAAGATCCcttgtattgtaaagatttgtatggatctttgtagggggatagtgcaaagcctgcaactatgacagatgatgagtggaagaggttagatcgaaaaacagttgagtttattcgatagtggctcgatgatagtgtctttcactatgtttctactgaaagttctttATATTATCTTTGAAAAAAGTTGAAAGGTCTTTacgaaagaaaaacagttggcaacaaagttTTCTTGATCAGAAAATATATAAACCTGAATTATaaaatgcagagtatcactaactagttatcctatatgaaaatatctcttgatgatgagttgcaagcattgttacttctcagttcattaccagaaagttgtgaGACATTGttagtttccctcagtaattctacgctagatggtgttgtcaccataggtcaagtaacaagcagtttgttgaatgaggagttaagaAGAAAGAATTTAGCAACTTCTCATAATGATtcataggcacttatctcagagaacataggaaggtcaaagtccaagGATAGAAGCAATTTACGCATGGGTAGaaacaagtcaagatcaagaaaagatattatttgctataactatggtgagaaaagacattacaagaaccaatgcaagcaacctaagaagagcaagaaaaagagaaaagaagttgagtctatagagtcaaaagataatactacaactatagtgtagggtggtgattatttgattttgtctccttctgatgatatttttttttttttgtgtcaggatcttgagtaggtgattgacataggtactTCTACTAGTTATAtgagccctacaagctaatcacgtgagcctttttacttattattatttttgacatttatcactttatgtcacttattacatatatatatatatatatatatatatatatatatatatatatatatatatatatatatatatatatatatatatatatatatatatatatatattgtgatgtcgttggatctgtgcaatgggaatcgaatcgtgatgagatcatgataatgagaccgattcgtctttaaacatagatcctaaataatcctgatcataggttactcgagagggacttcgagataaccggatagactggtgtgttgtatacccatccatatgatggatgcaattggtctcatagttgctcatgtggggatactaggaatatagtacaagtgctcattggagaatgagttcattgattgatcagcttacggaatactggacaaTTGCTGATTTCTTATTGTCAGATatcgatttcgtagtcccaatggtgtatctggtccttagacttaagacaccaaagatATCATATATGAATGCTCCATtcattgataccagacttataggtttggatgtcctagatctagtacagctggtcattgggagtgatagtcgaccttacaagggctattgagtgtcaatagaggatcatccactctcggcgtcatgagaggaatattacacGTGTGCTTACTTAGACAAATCactggccagagtcattcggattgagagaaagagttctccgggagactccgattagagcgagactcgagtagaaactatatgggtctgatagcaccatacccagtatacggtctctgggatattagatggatgagggactataggtatacggtaattgaggacagacaggtccaatggatgggAGTCccttgtattgtttggggactatggcgtagtggcctagtacatccgcaatcaatgagtcgagtgaattattacggagataataattcactgagctgaaaggagttttgacaggtatgactcacggccagctcgatattgagcttagagggtcacacacatatagtaggcgttacgattattgaatctcatattttgatgatgaaactacttgatatatgtttatgatttaatctgcattttgagtgacgcaggattcttcaatcaggatgagacaagtaaagcaggaaaatcatgttgtgccggaggaacatgtcacaagattggatgtcgggccggtggatcggtcgacgtatcgacagaaggcttcgggccgtggactcgggcatcgggccaagaagagcgggtattgtgccaaggatatcggagttgtggagtcaactggccaattgggcaataggctgcaggagaggacgatgcgccgaagaatcggacgaagcgtcgagggaccaatgacatgccggacaacttgtaattgcttatgattaattgtctcgatcgaagttttgttttaagtgtgcaggattaactacgatggaagaaagacatgcagcaggagttgcgccggagtcaagacaatgatcacgttgggagttcgagagtttgacgggagttcgagagtttgacggaagttcggacagtcctcgaaggttctgtaggaacaaatccgagaagtccatgagcttgccaaagaagctcgtcggaactcgccaagtggatcgtcgcaagtccaggagtttgccggacgtccgcaggagcatcaccgagggttcatcggatgatcgacggaagttcgccggaagctcgccggaagaagcgattgacgcaccggagcaagttgtagtaaatgtcttagggaatatcgtagttagcacaatgattaagttggaaatggaaggtgatcccgttaacttaatcttggggcaattgggcccttgaaaaacccaaattgggccgaatggatcaacccattcggaccctgatttctgttgggaggtgcaaccgccccagccaggaggtggcaccgcctgggctaagtatccgagcaagactgggcggtgcaaccgccccagccaggaggtggcaccgcctgggctcagtctccgagcgagactgggcggtgcaacctcccctgataggaggtagcaccgcttgagctcggtcttcaagctctggcaggaggtgcaaccgcctcaatcaggcggtggcaccgcctgagctcggtcttcgagctctggtcggaggtgcaaccgcccctgacagaggtggcaccgcctagaggctcagtcttcgagctctgccaagcggtgcaaccgcctcaatcaggaggtgcaatcgcctgatcccgaaatttcaggaattgacagttttgagctccaaatttgaactgggttgggacctataaatagcccacccattcagcactgaaagggcacgaacttacaccgaaatcctgatcttgttctgtgatttttagagctcaaaattgttgtaaatgccaaaagttcttctctctcttttcttccaagttctgagctttaaagagaggagagaaaattctgtaagggttgtctcctaagctcgtcaaaaggagtaaaattgtaaaagggtggttggccttcgcctattgaaggaaggccctttagttgacgtcagtgacctcgtcggtggaggaagacaaaagtggagtaggtcaagattgaccgaaccactctaaatctcagtttgcatttactttgagcatcttatctttactacaaacctcctcaatagcttactgccttctgtgcttttacgaacgtgtttcaaagttcagtgctttccgaatcggcgtttagacgcaaatcaggtttatcgtatgaacgttgtatttcagtttgcgcttatattctgattttcatcataactgcaaactaccttcatagatttactttaacgtcatctcgcttgatcttaagttaaagtaatcttagaatcggctttcacaccgaaatcgcttttatcgttcgaacgttttttaatcgtagaaagatttgcgctgcattaattcaaccccccccccccctcttagtgctcttgatcctaacaattggtatcagagcccggtatttcccattttggatttacacccgagagaaatggctcttcatggctttcaagagggcttatcggttgttcgtccaccgttgtttaacggattggactacacttattggaaaactcgaatgagagtcttcttgatttctatgaatttggatttatggaatatcgttgaaaacagttttcaacttccctctaaaccgatgaacgaatggtcggattaggagaagaagtatttttctttaaacgcaaaggctatgaatgccttattttgcactttgaacaaaaatgagttcaatcggatttctacatgcgaaacggcttttgacatttggcgaacactagaaatcacgcacgagggaactagtagagtcaaagactcgaaagttaacattttattgcatgatttttagctttttcgaatgcaaccaaacgagactatagacgacatgtacacccgtttcacgaatgtcgtcaatagtttaagagctcttggaaaatgtttttcggattttaaactcgtaaacaagattttgcgttctctttctaagaagtgtgattcaaaagtaactgcaatacaagaagctaaaaacctaaacaacttaccacttgaagaactaattggttatttgatgacatatgaaatggtgcacaatgcacatgatgaacatgatgaacaaaatcaccttccaaagaacaggaaggatttggaactccggacaaatgaataccacttgagcgatgactcaagtgatgaggacaatgatgaacttgaacttcgaatactaaatcttaataagtttattaaacaaaaatctaaaataaataataaacttgaacgaaggaagaggccaaagaagaagaacacaaagtgggatgaatcgagctcctccgaagacgaggagaaaatcaagaaaggcgaggtggcaaactacgccttaacgacattcaacgatgaggtaatcaaaacccccttaatttatttcgaaattacatgatgctcttcataatgcattttcttttttagtatagaattaattttcttgaaaattacatgtttaaaaaaaaatatatatgatgaaaatgcaaaatttatgatcatgctagtagttctgaaaataatcatgaaaaatacatattttatgataaacaaacaaaatgattttgattgaaaatatgaaatcatgcttgatgatataatgatgttttgatactatgattttattctatgcatgagattttaaaaatcatgtttattggttttataattatggatgatgaatcttgcgatttttaattttcacggtaatgaaagtaccttattgatctttgtcataataaaacttgcactttcgattttaaaatatgctacatgtttggcatagatgaaataaaatgaaataaaacaactaaaaagagaaaagtatttttcttgaaaatttatttttctctaccttattgactttttcactaagagattaataaaattatctatgccattttgaatctcttgaaagtaatgttgagattttgatgatttgaatttaatgagttttatcgaaatcatgatcttaatttcccatgatttataacttgaaatcatttatgaatcaagatcacatactttgtgttcttattgaaatttattgaaatgaatcgtgatttcttggaattataacttgagaattctttttataaatcaaaataacttactatgattctttctttttgctatttgagttatctaaaaagaatcataatatgtctcttaatattcataatttgtctacatgattcgtaaatctcattaccaattcttcttgatattccttatgtaatgatatgaatatatgaaatattcattaatttattttgatgtgtatacaaatgaaaagttatgatcatgcatggtaggatataatttgacaaaattgataccatcatgtatgaagcatttatgatttgcaatgatgtatgcaatacttgagctttttaattatgatgtgatgtattacatatgatgtaaatcatgatttaaaatgctatgagttgttactaaaatgatatattataaatgttgatttaatgtcatgaatactctaaatgatgaatgtttggtatcatgatcaaaatgttgataaatagttaaaaattgaagtatcatgtataatatgctcataatattgattgatttattcagtatcatgcatgaatgaaatataaggtttttgaaattgtgcatgttcgaatttgaaaatataatgatgcacaaataagattgaaacctacctttgtcattatttagaaattaatgtaaagggtcttcccttctttttgccaatgacatagggggagaaagagttgctaatgtgcatatctcaaagagaaaattgctagctcgcgtgtcttaaaatgttgaaaattttttgctagcttgtatattgtaaacttgctatcgtactaccatgatgatgagcatgtcttatcttcatgattgtatttgaaaaactatggcaaaaatatgtcagaatgattgaacttgttaaaattaatttttagactttcttgattgaatgatcaaatcactcgattgccatgatgattttacacaattacatgccctaataacaggttggaaattatgtgctttggatataaAAAATTCCATGATAattagcatgttttgtcctcatgattgtatttgaaaatcaatagcatagccttgtccgaatgcataaaagtgttaatttcattttcggattctcttaactattggtatcataacaattggattttcgaattatccccttccagacttaataagcatatgtcatatcaagtttaattcatatcattgatttttgacatatggaatcaactagcaaatacatctctcatacacttattatgtgaacaatattttgttttgagaaatggatttgatgaaatgattcctgcttataaattccttcttgaaaaaggaagtcatttttacgtacaaggatttgattcacatacatatctcgatacttgtaaaaatgaagcgtgctttaatatcttatcaattttaacttcattcgagtaagctcagaaatagctttcctccttcatgtaaaaagaaaataacaaataaaatggaagaagttttcaaagctatctccatgtcatgttttccttgagatgtttgaatatttagtatcttatcactctttgtagaaaaatgacatgaacctgcttatggcatcgcacttatatttaaaatttgcttatatcgttctcctttttgttgacaacaaagagggagaaatatatgaattgatgctatgattgccatatttgctctatgccatggttgcattatcaagaactagcatcgcaactttacttattgatatcttgccatgtgatgaaatgctacaattgataaacacttgaaatgtttacgttacgatatcaaaagcttacattgcaaacttacatgttgatatcataccatttgataatagaaaacttgcatgatggtaaaaatggatattatgtttttcatgcaatgagttgaacttatatcacaaacacttgattgtgatacttcttctttttgttgatgacaaagggggaga of the Musa acuminata AAA Group cultivar baxijiao chromosome BXJ2-10, Cavendish_Baxijiao_AAA, whole genome shotgun sequence genome contains:
- the LOC103999773 gene encoding putative L-cysteine desulfhydrase 1 isoform X2; the encoded protein is MDAPRDDHRLSENRNGNGCGEADGRLSKRPRPHPAPISAAEIVEEFSHNDPAVARVNNGSFGCCPASVLAAQLRWQRLFLRQPDEFYFSSLHPSLTRSRSLVLELINAAHLDEVSLVDNATTAAAIIFQHVAWSFIEGAFNPGDAVVMLHYAYGAVKRSIHAYVTRAGGHVVEVPLPFPLSSPDEVVAEFRRTLGLCRAGGRRVRLAVIDHITSMPCVVIPVKELTRICREEGVDQVFVDGAHSIGNVEVDVQDIGADFYTSNLHKWLFCPSSVAFLHTRGSSAAAPRLHHPVVSHEYGNGLPLESGWIGNRDYTPQLVVPAVVEFVERFEGGLEGIRRRNHEKVVEMGKMLAESWGTFLGCPPEMSCSMIMVGLPGCLGISSETDAMKLRALLRDEFKIEVPIHYQSPPKDGEAAGATDESGTTVTGYARISHQVYNVENDYCRLRDAVHKLVRDGFSCIQSTEEGIQHSSK
- the LOC103999773 gene encoding putative L-cysteine desulfhydrase 1 isoform X1, which translates into the protein MDAPRDDHRLSENRNGNGCGEADGRLSKRPRPHPAPISAAEIVEEFSHNDPAVARVNNGSFGCCPASVLAAQLRWQRLFLRQPDEFYFSSLHPSLTRSRSLVLELINAAHLDEVSLVDNATTAAAIIFQHVAWSFIEGAFNPGDAVVMLHYAYGAVKRSIHAYVTRAGGHVVEVPLPFPLSSPDEVVAEFRRTLGLCRAGGRRVRLAVIDHITSMPCVVIPVKELTRICREEGVDQVFVDGAHSIGNVEVDVQDIGADFYTSNLHKWLFCPSSVAFLHTRGSSAAAPRLHHPVVSHEYGNGLPLESGWIGNRDYTPQLVVPAVVEFVERFEGGLEGIRRRNHEKVVEMGKMLAESWGTFLGCPPEMSCSMIMVGLPGCLGISSETDAMKLRALLRDEFKIEVPIHYQSPPKDGEAAGATDESGTTVTGYARISHQVYNVENDYCRLRDAVHKLVRDGFSCIQSTERVPSKVKDG